CATTTGCTTGTAGTGTAACTTTGGATGATTGGCTTGCATCAAGCGGTTTTAAGTTGGATTCACTTACGTATAAAAATCCGGACATCTCTAAATATTCATCGTCACCTTCTGTATAGAAACGGGTTTCCGTCGTATCACGTCCACCCATCACAGGTATTTGGAGCTGATGCATCGCCGTGTTAGGGCCTGTAATCTTACTGCTTCCCCAATAGCCTTCCATCGCTTCCTTGCTATTAATTTGGATAGGCACGATTGGTGCAAAATATAGCAAAGAACTAAATTTCTCACTCACAAGATAAAACTTGACACCTTCTCGCTTTGCCCATGCGGCAGCTGTTTCCTTCGGTAGCACATTGTCTTCAAGTTTCTCGGCTACATAATGCGTAATTGCTATTTGCCCTAAATCTGGCAGAGACGAATATGTGCTCTCCTTCAAATAAGTTCGTCCATTCTTCTCCGTGACGAAGTTAAGCTTGGCGGTACCATTCTCATTCATAAAGCTTCCATCGGCAGTATATATATATTTTTCTTCTGGATTAGTTGGCAAGATTAGTTCGTCATTCTTCGTAATTTCTATTTTGAAATGACCGGAACTATTGCCGTAAAAACCTGCATTCTTTGCTAGGTCTTCAGGCATTTTGTCCTTGACTGGCTTGCCAAAGGATTTACTCGGCTTGATGTCCTTAATTGTGCCCTTCTCTTTAAGCGCCGCGAGCAGTATTTCAGTCGCCATTAGTTGATTTGTCATACTGCTACCGCCAGATGATAACACAGCCATTGCCATCTTCTGTTCAGGAAGTACGACCAGTGAAGCATGTTGCAATCTCGTGTCGCCGCCTTTAGCCAAACCTTTTATCCCATATTCATTAAATGGATATAGTTTCACACTATCCCAACCAAGACCATAGTTGATAATACTATCTCCATCCTCTGGCCACATTCCTTTTTTATATTCCTCTTGCTCCATCGCCTGAACTGCCTTGTCAGAGAGGATTCCTTTTTCCTGTCCCATAAATATTTGTGAGAATTGCACAACATCTTCGGCAGTGGAAGAAATCCCTCCCGTACCAATCACATTCACTGATTCAGGTGGAAGCTGTCCTTGATATGTTGGAAAATAAAGTCCTGCCCGCTTATCATTTTCCCATTCGTCCTGTGGCGTTTTCGTATGATTTAGCTTTAAAGGTTCTGTAAACTGTTGATGGATAAATTCCGTAAAGCTCATACCGCTGACTCTTTCAACCATTATCTCGGCTAGCGTAAAACCGTCGTTGCAGTATACTGAGAACGCGCCAGGATCAGCCTTCAATTGTTGGTTGGACAATTGGCGTAACAAGTTATCATGGGCATAAGTATCATTATCGTTAAATAAAAAAGTATTAGTAAACGTACTACCTTGCAAGCCAGAGGAGTGGTTTAATAGCATACGTGGCGTAATGCTTTTGTAACGCTCATCTTTCATCTTGAAATCAGGAATATAGTGGACAACAGGTTCATCCAAATCGACTTTTCCTTCATCGACCAATTTCATAACAGCTGCAGTTGCATACATTTTACTGACTGAACCAATCCCGTATAAAGTATCTTTAGTCAGCGGCTGTTTCCCTTCCATATCATTCTTGCCTGTCTGACCTGACAAAACAAGTTTACCATTATCAATTAGCGCATACTGCACGCTAGTCGTCTCATAGGAATTCGTAATTAGCGCAGCCTTCTCTTCCGCAATCTTTTTTAGTTCTTGACTAGCTAATTCTTGGCTAGCCACAACCGCAGTCTGACTGTTAGAAAACGCCAACGCCCCAGTTGGTAGACTTATTGATAATGCTAGTGTAGCGGCTAACACCGCAGATAGTTTATTTTTCATAATTGCCCCCTTAGATAAGTAATCAATTTCATTGCTTCTACCTTGTTTAGCAGTATAGCTCAACTAATCTAGATCAGAACCTCTCCTTCCAACTAATTTGGTAAATATCCACAGCAAATCTGTTATACACAAGATAACACAGTTTTGTTATTACAGTCAAATATTTCTATTAATATAAATATCAAACAAAAAAATCTCTCCACTATAGCGTGGAGATGATGTTAATTTTCTTATGTCCTCCGTTCACATAGTCTTTAAGTGCGGTGATTAAAATAACTGTTAGTGGAGAGAGTTGGTGTTTGAGAGTAATTGAAAAGTAAGAAGAACTAGCAGAAAAATATGGACTACAAACTTCTTATTGAAAAGAAATGGAGCGTGGAGCTAAGAATATTACTTTACTAACGTTAGGCAAAATTCCAAAATACGGATTGGGGGACGGAGATTTTCTACAAAATGCCCTCGAACATTGGTTAGGGAATTTTATTACTAATAATTTGTTGTTTCTACCTTTATGTACATATAAAATATATAGCTTAATCCTAAAAAAATATCTCCCTGTTGGATAAACAGATTAATCTGGCTATCCAACAGGGAGCAAATCAAATGCATGTATTTCATTAAGAGCGCTACGTTAAATAGCGATTCTATGCCTCGTTTAGCTGTTTGTTAGCTAGTAATATTCTAAATACCATACCAATGTCTTTAGAATATAATAGACCTACGATATGCTGCAAAGATTTATTTTTTACATCGAGAAGCTTCTGGTTTAGGTCAATTTATTAGTGGTACCGATATTGAAACATATTTGCCAGAATGAAAACTAAATTTCTACTAGTTAACAGTCTATGGGCAAATTCTATTGAATTTGCCCATAGTCCTAAATCTTCCGATGATTTAATTATCAGAGTTAAAGCCTTTTAATAGATCTGCAAACGGATTATTCAAAGGTTCTTCTTCTTTTGCTTGTTGTTTCAAATACTTTTGTACACTTCGCTTATCCACTTTTCCGCCACCTTCTTTTTTGCGACGAGCTTCAAAGGCAGATAATTTTTCACGATGTCCGCATTTGCATACGAAGATTTGACCATCGCCTTCACCACGTAACTCTAGTTTTTTCTTACATTGAGGACAACGAGCGTTCGTTATGCGAGCTACATTTTTCTTGTATCCACATTCACGATCTTGGCATACAAGCATCTTACCTTTCTTACCGTTCACTTCAAGCATTGGTTTGTTGCAATCAGGGCATGATTTCGTTGAAATATTATCATGTTTATACTTCTTATCGCTTGATTTGATTTCTGCAACTATTTTTTTCGTGTGTTGCTTCATTTCATTGATAAATACTTCTTTCTTCAATTTCCCTTTTGCAATCAACTCCAACTTTTGTTCCCATTCAGCAGTCGTTGCAGGTGAGCGTAATTCTTCAGGCACTAAATCTAATAGCTGGCGACCTTTTGAAGTAATATAAATTTCTTTACCGCCTCGTTGCTCAATCATAAAGGAATTAAAAAGCTTATCAATAATATCGGCACGCGTTGCTACAGTACCTAATCCCCCCGTTGATTTTAAAGTATCGGCTAACTGTTTATCATTACTCTCTAAATACTTTGTCGGGTTTTCCATCGCAGATAGTAATGTTGCTTCATTAAAACGTGCTGGGGGCTTTGTTTGACCCGTTGTTTGTGCAATTAAATGAACTTCTAATGTTGTGCCATTTTCGATTCGAGGGAAAACTTGCTCTTTTAAGTCGTCATTCGATTCCTCATCATCAAAGCGGTTTTCATATACCTCCTTCCAACCAGCTACAGTAATTGTTTTTCCTTTTGCAACAAAATTTTCATCACTAATTTTCGCGCGTAACGTTAATTGTTCAAATTCATGTGCTGGGAAAAATACCGCTAAGAAACGTTTTACAACTAAATCATAAATCTTACGTTCTTTATCATTAAAGTTTGCGAAATTTACGTATTCTTCAGTTGGAATGATCGCATGGTGATCAGAAACTTTAGCATCGTCTACAAACGCTTTAGTTGCTTTTATAGGTTTAGATAAAATTTTATTAGCAAACGGGCGGTATTCGCCAATTCCGCATGCTTTTAGACGTTCTGGTAACGTTGCTACGATATCGCTTGAAATATATCGTGAATCAGTACGAGGATACGTTAATACTTTATGTTGCTCATATAGCTTTTGCATAATATTTAAAGTTTCTTTCGCAGAGTAACCAAAAATTTTATTCGCATCGCGTTGTAATTCTGTTAAATCATACAGCCCAGGTGCAAACGATTTTTTAGGCTTACGCTCTACTTCAATTACCTTTGCGTTGTTGTTACCTAGTTTTTTAACGATGGTATCGATTTTACCTTTTTCAAAGCTACGGCTATTGCCTTTTGCATCTTGCCAAGTAAGTTTTAAATTATCTTTTGTTTTTGCTTCAATACCGTAATATGTTTGAGGTTTAAAATTTTTAATTTCTTCTTCGCGAGCTGCAACCATGGCAACAACAGGTGTTTGGACACGCCCGCAGTTTAATTGTGCATTAAAACGTGTTGTTAAAGCACGTGTTGCATTCAATCCGATATACCAGTCAGCTTCACTACGAGCTACAGCAGCATGATATAGATTTTCATAATTTTTGCCTGGTTTAAGATTGTCAAAGCCCTCTTTAATTGCTTTGTCGGTTACAGAAGAAATCCATAGACGTTTGATTGGCTTTTTAGTGTTTGCTTTTTCAATGATCCAGCGTGCTACTAATTCGCCCTCTCTCCCAGCATCTGTAGCTACAATTATTTCTTTTACATCATTTCGAGTTAGTTGCGATTTCACCGCATTATATTGTTTACCTGTTTGCTTCATTACAACCAATTTCATGCGTTCCGGAAGCATTGGTAAATCTTCTAAATTCCATGTTTTATACTTCACGTCATATGCTTCTGGGTCCGCTAATGTTACAAGATGTCCCAGTGCCCACGTCACAATATATTTGTCGCCTTCTAAAAAACCATTCCCTTTTTTTGTGCATTTTAGTACATTTGCGATGTCACGCGCAACGGATGGTTTTTCGGCAATTACTAAACTTTTTGCCATATTTTCATACTCCTTTACTTACATCTGTCATGTTAAATATACCACAAGTAAAGCGTTATATTTTTTTA
This genomic interval from Lysinibacillus sphaericus contains the following:
- a CDS encoding serine hydrolase domain-containing protein; this encodes MKNKLSAVLAATLALSISLPTGALAFSNSQTAVVASQELASQELKKIAEEKAALITNSYETTSVQYALIDNGKLVLSGQTGKNDMEGKQPLTKDTLYGIGSVSKMYATAAVMKLVDEGKVDLDEPVVHYIPDFKMKDERYKSITPRMLLNHSSGLQGSTFTNTFLFNDNDTYAHDNLLRQLSNQQLKADPGAFSVYCNDGFTLAEIMVERVSGMSFTEFIHQQFTEPLKLNHTKTPQDEWENDKRAGLYFPTYQGQLPPESVNVIGTGGISSTAEDVVQFSQIFMGQEKGILSDKAVQAMEQEEYKKGMWPEDGDSIINYGLGWDSVKLYPFNEYGIKGLAKGGDTRLQHASLVVLPEQKMAMAVLSSGGSSMTNQLMATEILLAALKEKGTIKDIKPSKSFGKPVKDKMPEDLAKNAGFYGNSSGHFKIEITKNDELILPTNPEEKYIYTADGSFMNENGTAKLNFVTEKNGRTYLKESTYSSLPDLGQIAITHYVAEKLEDNVLPKETAAAWAKREGVKFYLVSEKFSSLLYFAPIVPIQINSKEAMEGYWGSSKITGPNTAMHQLQIPVMGGRDTTETRFYTEGDDEYLEMSGFLYVSESNLKPLDASQSSKVTLQANGHASWFTIPEALAGKTMTVELPSNSSFAVYDDKGLCINFTVVNGNNKVKLPKNGTVVFAGASNSEFAITLN
- a CDS encoding DNA topoisomerase III, whose product is MAKSLVIAEKPSVARDIANVLKCTKKGNGFLEGDKYIVTWALGHLVTLADPEAYDVKYKTWNLEDLPMLPERMKLVVMKQTGKQYNAVKSQLTRNDVKEIIVATDAGREGELVARWIIEKANTKKPIKRLWISSVTDKAIKEGFDNLKPGKNYENLYHAAVARSEADWYIGLNATRALTTRFNAQLNCGRVQTPVVAMVAAREEEIKNFKPQTYYGIEAKTKDNLKLTWQDAKGNSRSFEKGKIDTIVKKLGNNNAKVIEVERKPKKSFAPGLYDLTELQRDANKIFGYSAKETLNIMQKLYEQHKVLTYPRTDSRYISSDIVATLPERLKACGIGEYRPFANKILSKPIKATKAFVDDAKVSDHHAIIPTEEYVNFANFNDKERKIYDLVVKRFLAVFFPAHEFEQLTLRAKISDENFVAKGKTITVAGWKEVYENRFDDEESNDDLKEQVFPRIENGTTLEVHLIAQTTGQTKPPARFNEATLLSAMENPTKYLESNDKQLADTLKSTGGLGTVATRADIIDKLFNSFMIEQRGGKEIYITSKGRQLLDLVPEELRSPATTAEWEQKLELIAKGKLKKEVFINEMKQHTKKIVAEIKSSDKKYKHDNISTKSCPDCNKPMLEVNGKKGKMLVCQDRECGYKKNVARITNARCPQCKKKLELRGEGDGQIFVCKCGHREKLSAFEARRKKEGGGKVDKRSVQKYLKQQAKEEEPLNNPFADLLKGFNSDN